A genomic region of Nymphaea colorata isolate Beijing-Zhang1983 chromosome 2, ASM883128v2, whole genome shotgun sequence contains the following coding sequences:
- the LOC116248290 gene encoding uncharacterized protein LOC116248290 isoform X2, translating to MGDNESWAQSDGLLPNGLLPNVAARVTRKLNSERWLKAEERTAELIACIQPNQPSEERRNAVANYVQQLIMKCFSCQVFTFGSVPLKTYLPDGDIDLTAFSKNQHVKDTWANDVRDMLENEEKREDAEFHVKEVQYIQAEVKIIKCLVENIVVDISFNQLGGLCTLCFLEEVDQLINQNHLFKRSIILIKAWCYYESRILGAHHGLISTYALETLVLYIFHVFNNSFTGPLEVLYRFLEFFSNFDWENFCVSLWGPVPISQLPDITADPPRNDGGELLLSKPFLDACSSIYAVYPGVQENQGQPFVSKHFNIIDPLRTNNNLGRSVSKGNFFRIRSAFAFGAKKLARLLECPKDNLIAEVNQFFLNTWERHGGRHRPDAPGPELWQLKPPNMGPSDGSDKLGYHSTTKKKGVNDGLVGIGNVSPSEGAACIHNPSSENTARINSSSGAYHSLSQKNYGTQTVSLDKTQKVLKPNYSLNNQEAQVRHQFARTSSSPELTETSSEASTRGRRGNKAVDIGQNHHVGARPDYSNKRKNMPSEASASCQASSNDLRHSSSQQSLDVSIAPNLSETVSNYAHSDGSGVQEHSHQEEQDLVNMIGAPRAHVFPGPMSLTSSHLPVSLQSSIFGYSQRNLGGMMPMIDPAWGSGMQFPPGLVPPQLSRYFSGLRLASSQEEVIDSSNENSTLTESNQDDSDAAFWHENENASSSGTEFGSSSRFGGSSNNSVRGQPQKLQNIRGNDIHTSDKSASMKSFALNEVNSSKLPKSARDKRGRKGIPGVVPATPDKSKVSWQYENDISLVDEMEKMENKDRHMKSSRDGGPASAVPSSLPVGYEAGSSGSDPMIPGPMLVGSGSRQITFYPTGPPVPFVTMLPLYNFPPDAGSSGGSPRQFDRDDSLENGHANLSEHSATASNFDAPENLEQPEAFGNPSSIDIPAMEPRAELNVDILHSDFISHWQNLQYGRICQSARNHPPIIYSPQLIVPPVYLQGHFPLDGPGRPLSGVNMGLFTQVMGYGPRFVPVTPLQPGSSRPSGIYQYYNEEMPRYRGGTGTYLPNPKPAAFRDRQSANSRSHRGGYNFDKNDQGDSDRGWSVNSKSRGSWRNHNKYEARSQSDKPHSRSERPGGPDSRGDRTWDSYRHEAFTAIRTQNGPSTSTDPVHGTGNIAYSMYPLQAANSNAVGTTLSGTGPSVPSVVMLYPYEHGLGFAQSQEQLEFGSLGPGPFGSVNEATQIRDGGMTPGLYEQRHGLSKGGSPAQSPDQPSSPQVHRSAAQVNYSLKEEDFPLWHSLPREGSVLVATLTAGVPITKPFFLLLTHKAEFGPSACSGYLYIFARVSGHFFFSC from the exons ATGGGCGACAATGAAAGCTGGGCACAATCAGACGGCCTTTTGCCCAATGGCCTTTTACCAAATGTTGCAGCAAGAGTAACAAGAAAACTGAACAGTGAAAGATGGTTAAAAGCAGAAGAGAGAACTGCAGAATTGATTGCATGTATCCAGCCAAACCAACCTTCTGAAGAACGAAGGAATGCAGTTGCCAATTATGTGCAGCAGCTGATCATGAAGTGTTTTTCTTGTCAG GTCTTCACCTTCGGATCTGTTCCTCTGAAGACCTATTTGCCTGACGGTGATATTGATTTGACAGCCTTCAGTAAGAACCAGCATGTAAAAGACACATGGGCAAATGATGTTCGGGATATGCTTGAGAatgaggaaaagagagaggatGCAGAGTTCCATGTAAAGGAAGTTCAATACATTCAAGCAGAA GTGAAGATAATCAAGTGCCTAGTCGAAAACATTGTGGTAGATATATCTTTTAACCAGCTTGGTGGGTTATGTACACTTTGTTTTCTTGAGGAG GTTGACCAGTTGATAAATCAAAATCATTTATTCAAGCGCAGTATCATATTGATAAAGGCTTGGTGTTACTATGAGAGCCGTATACTGGGGGCCCACCATGGGCTGATTTCTACATATGCTTTAGAGACTCTGGTTCTGTATATCTTTCATGTGTTTAACAATTCCTTTACTGGGCCCTTGGAG GTTCTTTATCGCTTCTTGGAGTTCTTTAGTAACTTTGATTGGGAAAATTTTTGTGTCAGTCTCTGGGGTCCTGTCCCAATTAGTCAGCTTCCTGACATAACTG CTGACCCTCCTCGGAATGATGGTGGAGAGTTATTACTCAGCAAGCCCTTTCTCGATGCTTGTAGTTCAATATATGCTGTTTACCCTGGAGTTCAGGAAAATCAAGGGCAACCTTTTGTGTCAAAGCATTTCAACATCATTGATCCATTACGTACAAATAACAATTTAGGACGAAGTGTCAGTAAAG GTAATTTCTTTAGGATACGAAGTGCCTTTGCATTTGGTGCTAAGAAGCTAGCAAGGTTACTTGAGTGTCCCAAGGATAACCTAATTGCTGAGGTCAATCAGTTCTTCTTGAACACTTGGGAGAGGCATGGTGGCAGGCATCGTCCAGATGCGCCAGGTCCAGAACTTTGGCAGTTGAAACCTCCAAACATGGGGCCCTCAGATGGATCTGATAAACTAGGATACCActcaacaacaaagaaaaaaggagttAATGATGGGCTTGTGGGGATTGGCAATGTTTCTCCTTCTGAGGGTGCTGCATGCATTCATAATCCTTCATCAGAGAACACAGCAAGGATAAATAGTAGTTCTGGAGCTTATCACAGTCTAAGCCAGAAGAATTATGGTACTCAAACTGTAAGTTTGGACAAGACTCAGAAAGTTTTGAAGCCAAATTACTCCCTTAATAATCAAGAAGCCCAAGTTAGACATCAGTTTGCAAGGACAAGTTCTAGCCCAGAACTCACTGAGACATCCAGTGAAGCATCCACTAGAGGACGGCGGGGTAACAAGGCCGTGGATATTGGACAGAACCACCATGTTGGTGCGAGGCCTGACTACAGCAATAAAAGGAAGAACATGCCATCTGAAGCATCTGCATCTTGCCAGGCTTCTTCCAATGATCTTAGACACAGCAGTTCACAGCAAAGTTTGGATGTTAGTATTGCTCCTAATTTGTCAGAAACAGTAAGTAATTATGCTCACAGTGATGGCAGCGGAGTGCAAGAACACTCACATCAGGAAGAGCAAGATTTAGTTAACATGATTGGAGCTCCTAGAGCACATGTATTTCCTGGACCCATGAGTTTAACATCTTCACATTTACCTGTTTCATTGCAATCTTCCATCTTCGGCTATTCACAACGAAATTTAGGTGGAATGATGCCTATGATTGACCCTGCTTGGGGTTCTGGCATGCAATTCCCTCCTGGTCTTGTTCCTCCTCAACTATCACGTTATTTTTCTGGGCTTAGGTTGGCTTCCAGTCAAGAGGAGGTTATTGATTCTAGCAATGAAAATTCCACTTTGACTGAATCAAACCAGGATGATAGTGATGCTGCATTTtggcatgaaaatgaaaatgcttcCTCTAGTGGTACGGAATTTGGGTCATCTTCACGATTTGGTGGTTCTAGTAATAATTCAGTCAGGGGTCAACCTCAAAAACTACAGAACATCAGGGGCAATGATATCCACACATCAGATAAGTCTGCAAGCATGAAATCTTTTGCACTGAATGAGGTGAATTCTTCTAAGCTGCCCAAATCTGCCAGAGACAAGCGGGGAAGAAAAGGAATTCCTGGAGTGGTACCTGCTACACCTGACAAATCCAAGGTCAGTTGGCAATATGAAAATGATATATCACTGGTAGACGAAATGGAGAAAATGGAGAACAAGGATCGGCATATGAAATCATCAAGGGATGGGGGACCTGCTTCTGCAGTCCCTTCTTCATTGCCTGTTGGTTATGAAGCTGGTTCCAGTGGATCAGATCCCATGATACCTGGGCCAATGCTTGTTGGTTCTGGTTCTCGGCAAATTACTTTCTACCCTACAGGGCCTCCAGTTccttttgtgacaatgcttccGCTCTATAATTTCCCACCTGATGCAGGGAGTTCTGGAGGTTCACCTAGGCAGTTTGATAGAGATGATAGCCTGGAGAATGGTCATGCAAACTTGTCAGAGCATAGTGCTACTGCTTCCAACTTTGATGCTCCAGAGAATCTGGAGCAGCCTGAGGCTTTTGGGAACCCAAGTTCTATAGATATTCCTGCCATGGAGCCAAGGGCAGAGCTCAATGTGGATATTCTGCACAGTGATTTTATAAGCCATTGGCAGAATCTGCAATATGGGCGAATATGTCAGAGTGCTCGTAATCACCCACCAATAATTTATTCACCACAATTGATTGTGCCACCTGTTTATCTCCAAGGACATTTTCCATTGGATGGACCAGGAAGACCATTATCTGGAGTAAACATGGGTCTTTTCACGCAGGTCATGGGTTATGGGCCACGTTTTGTGCCTGTTACTCCTTTGCAACCAGGGTCTAGCAGACCTTCTGGAATTTATCAGTACTACAATGAGGAGATGCCAAGATATCGGGGTGGCACAGGGACTTATTTACCAAATCCT AAACCAGCTGCATTCAGAGACAGGCAATCAGCAAACAGTCGGAGTCACCGAGGAGGCTACAACTTTGACAAAAATGATCAAGGGGACAGTGACAGAGGTTGGAGTGTCAACTCAAAATCACGTGGCTCTTGGAGAAACCACAACAAATATGAGGCCCGCAGCCAGTCTGATAAGCCACATTCAAGGTCTGAACGTCCTGGTGGACCTGATTCCAGAGGAGATCGAACATGGGATTCATACCGACATGAAGCTTTTACGGCTATTCGGACACAAAATGGACCCTCTACTTCCACTGATCCTGTTCATGGCACAGGCAATATAGCATACAGTATGTACCCTCTTCAGGCTGCCAATTCTAATGCAGTTGGGACGACTTTGAGTGGAACAGGTCCCAGTGTTCCATCGGTTGTAATGTTGTACCCCTATGAGCATGGTCTTGGCTTTGCTCAGTCTCAGGAGCAACTTGAGTTTGGCTCCTTGGGGCCAGGTCCTTTTGGAAGTGTTAACGAGGCAACACAGATCCGTGATGGAGGCATGACACCAGGCTTGTATGAGCAACGGCATGGCCTATCTAAGGGTGGCTCACCTGCTCAGTCACCTGATCAGCCCTCCTCCCCCCAAGTACATAG